A region of Saccharococcus thermophilus DNA encodes the following proteins:
- a CDS encoding recombinase family protein, whose product MCKAVAYVRVSTEEQVKNGSGLDIQKREIEEYVKANNIKLVAIFEDKGVSGANDVSKRKGLKDLIQYCRENEVNKVLVTKMDRLARDVYIQLWIEKELKVYDIEIESINEDNLNGNDYMTVAMRQMVAVFAELEKNRIADRLVSGRREKAEKKGQKASGNCPFGYKYKYNEQGKNPVVVIDEEKAKIVKEIFSDYLKGLSLKQIADKLNDKGITTQRGNKWSKQAVQTILKNDFYTGIVRFDDIVKEGNHEAIINKITFGKVQSKLNRNRRNKG is encoded by the coding sequence ATGTGTAAAGCGGTTGCTTATGTTCGTGTTTCTACAGAAGAACAGGTAAAAAACGGAAGCGGATTGGATATTCAAAAGAGAGAGATTGAAGAATATGTCAAAGCGAATAATATTAAATTGGTTGCTATATTCGAGGATAAAGGGGTATCGGGTGCGAATGATGTTAGCAAGCGTAAAGGATTAAAAGATTTAATCCAGTATTGCAGAGAGAATGAAGTCAATAAAGTATTAGTTACTAAAATGGACAGATTGGCAAGAGACGTTTATATTCAATTGTGGATTGAAAAAGAATTGAAAGTCTATGACATTGAGATTGAAAGTATAAACGAGGATAATTTAAACGGTAACGACTATATGACAGTAGCAATGAGGCAGATGGTCGCCGTCTTTGCTGAACTTGAAAAAAATCGGATTGCAGATCGGTTGGTTAGTGGTAGACGTGAAAAAGCGGAGAAAAAAGGACAAAAAGCAAGTGGAAATTGTCCGTTTGGATATAAATATAAGTATAACGAACAAGGTAAAAATCCGGTGGTTGTAATTGATGAAGAAAAGGCGAAGATAGTAAAAGAGATATTCAGTGACTATTTGAAAGGATTATCTTTAAAACAGATTGCCGACAAGTTGAATGATAAGGGCATAACGACACAAAGAGGAAATAAATGGTCAAAACAAGCGGTTCAAACAATATTGAAAAATGATTTTTATACTGGAATTGTCCGTTTTGATGATATTGTTAAAGAAGGAAATCATGAAGCGATTATAAATAAAATCACGTTCGGTAAAGTACAATCTAAACTAAACAGAAATAGACGTAATAAAGGGTAG
- the argH gene encoding argininosuccinate lyase, translating into MKKLWGGRFTKTAEEWVDEFGASIPFDQELVEEDIEGSIAHVTMLGKCGILPNEDVEKIKNGLLTLLEKAKKGKLEFSVAYEDIHLNIEKMLIDEIGPVGGKLHTGRSRNDQVATDMHLYLRKRVTEIIALIGQLQKVLLEKAEKHVETIVPGYTHLQRAQPISFAHHLLAYFWMLERDRERFRESLKRINKSPLGAGALAGTTFPIDRHMTAELLGFDDIYENSIDAVSDRDFIIEFLSNSAMLMMHLSRFCEELILWSSQEFQFVEIDDAFATGSSIMPQKKNPDMAELIRGKTGRVYGNLFGLLTVMKGTPLAYNKDMQEDKEGMFDTVKTVIGSLKIFAGMIETMKVNVDVMEKATKQDFSNATELADYLANKGVPFREAHEIVGKLVLTCIEKGVFLADLPLDVYKEASPLFEEDIYEALKPYTAVNRRNSAGGTGFSEVRKALEKAKKIVNTP; encoded by the coding sequence GTGAAAAAACTTTGGGGAGGACGGTTTACGAAAACAGCGGAAGAATGGGTCGACGAGTTTGGCGCGTCGATCCCGTTTGACCAAGAGCTGGTCGAAGAAGATATCGAAGGCAGCATCGCCCACGTGACGATGCTCGGGAAATGCGGAATTTTGCCAAATGAAGACGTAGAAAAAATCAAAAATGGGCTGCTTACCCTGCTGGAAAAAGCGAAGAAAGGGAAGCTGGAATTTTCTGTTGCCTACGAAGATATTCATTTAAACATTGAAAAAATGCTTATCGATGAAATTGGTCCTGTCGGCGGGAAGCTGCATACGGGAAGAAGCCGCAACGACCAAGTGGCGACCGATATGCATTTATATTTGCGCAAGCGCGTTACCGAAATTATCGCGCTGATTGGGCAATTGCAGAAAGTACTTTTGGAAAAAGCGGAAAAGCATGTCGAGACGATTGTGCCGGGATATACGCATTTGCAGCGGGCGCAGCCGATCTCGTTCGCCCATCATTTGCTCGCCTATTTTTGGATGTTAGAGCGCGATCGCGAGCGGTTCCGCGAATCATTAAAGCGCATTAATAAGTCGCCGCTTGGCGCAGGAGCGCTTGCCGGCACGACGTTTCCGATTGACCGCCATATGACCGCGGAACTGCTTGGATTTGACGACATTTACGAAAACAGCATCGATGCGGTGAGCGACCGCGATTTTATCATTGAGTTTTTAAGCAACAGCGCCATGTTGATGATGCATTTATCCCGTTTTTGCGAGGAGCTCATTCTTTGGTCGAGCCAGGAATTTCAATTCGTTGAAATCGATGATGCGTTTGCGACAGGAAGCAGCATTATGCCGCAAAAGAAAAATCCCGATATGGCCGAGTTAATCCGCGGCAAAACGGGACGGGTATACGGAAATTTGTTTGGGCTGTTGACCGTGATGAAAGGAACGCCGCTCGCGTACAACAAAGATATGCAGGAAGATAAAGAAGGCATGTTTGACACAGTAAAAACGGTAATCGGTTCGCTGAAAATTTTCGCCGGCATGATCGAAACGATGAAAGTCAATGTGGACGTGATGGAAAAAGCGACAAAACAAGATTTTTCAAACGCGACCGAGCTTGCTGATTATTTGGCCAATAAAGGAGTGCCGTTCCGCGAAGCGCACGAAATCGTGGGCAAGCTCGTGCTGACATGCATTGAAAAAGGCGTATTTTTAGCCGATTTGCCGCTTGATGTCTATAAAGAAGCGTCACCATTGTTTGAAGAAGATATATATGAAGCGCTTAAGCCGTACACCGCTGTTAACCGCCGCAACAGCGCGGGCGGAACAGGGTTTTCCGAAGTAAGAAAAGCGTTGGAAAAAGCCAAAAAAATAGTGAACACTCCGTAG
- a CDS encoding metal-dependent hydrolase — MKITYHGHSVVKIETNGKTILIDPFITGNSTTDLKLEEVKADAILLTHGHSDHVGDTVQLAKKNNALVVATFELATYLGWQGVNTYGMNIGGAHEFDFGKVKLTQAFHSSGYVTEDNQIIYLGMPTGILFTAEGKTIYHAGDTGLFSDMKLIGERNQIDVAFLPIGDSFTMGPEDAAIAAEWLRAKTVVPIHYNTFPPIVQDPEKFVALLPDGVGRALKPGESIEL, encoded by the coding sequence GTGAAAATCACTTACCATGGCCATTCTGTCGTAAAAATCGAAACAAACGGGAAAACGATTTTGATTGATCCGTTTATTACTGGAAACAGCACAACCGATTTAAAACTAGAAGAAGTAAAAGCGGATGCCATTTTGCTTACCCACGGCCATAGTGACCATGTTGGGGACACGGTGCAATTGGCGAAGAAAAACAATGCGCTTGTTGTCGCCACCTTTGAGCTAGCTACATATTTAGGATGGCAGGGAGTTAATACTTACGGCATGAATATCGGCGGGGCGCATGAATTTGATTTCGGAAAAGTGAAATTGACGCAGGCGTTCCACAGCTCTGGTTATGTCACAGAGGATAATCAAATTATTTACTTGGGGATGCCGACAGGAATTTTATTTACGGCTGAAGGAAAAACGATTTACCATGCCGGAGATACCGGGTTGTTCTCCGATATGAAGCTCATCGGTGAGCGCAATCAAATTGATGTGGCGTTTTTACCGATTGGGGACAGCTTTACGATGGGACCGGAAGATGCCGCTATTGCCGCTGAGTGGCTGCGCGCGAAAACGGTAGTGCCGATTCATTATAATACATTCCCGCCGATTGTCCAAGACCCTGAGAAATTTGTTGCATTGCTTCCTGACGGGGTCGGCCGTGCCTTAAAACCTGGTGAAAGCATTGAATTATAA
- a CDS encoding AMP-binding protein, producing the protein MTNLATYTSVIDSFSWDNVFAHYDWNPYERFNVAHEVCDRYADDPQRIALFYENHLGEKRAITYRELRDWSNQMANVFRKLGVKKGDRVCALLPKNPALIVYALAAWKVGAVYVPLFTAFGPQAIEYRINHSEAKVILTNKEQRSKLPSREKTPTLEHVFIIDGSNNDNDLPFWETLSKEPVDHKIEETTVDDLLAIQYTSGSTGMPKGAMWSHNLLINIYPYMRYAIDLRDDDVFLGGADPGWAYGLIFCTFAPMCFGVPIVFYEGPFKPETYYSLMEKYHVTNFTYAPTAYRAMAAAGAELIGKYHIGVRAMSSAGEPLNPEVIRFFQKHLGVTVHDHYGLSETLMLIGNFNAVNMEIRPGSMGWVLPGFEIALLSDEGTPVEDGEVGQIAFNTDSIPNVFKGYWKEPEKTAERLMGSWFLTGDLATKDADGYFWFQGRADDIISSAGYRIGPFEIESCLIEHPAVVEAAAVGKPDPLKGEIVKAFVVLADGYTPSEELAQELSLFVKNHLSKHEYPREVEFVTELPKTPSGKIQRFILRSQEIEKQKNA; encoded by the coding sequence GTGACAAACCTAGCAACTTATACTTCGGTCATCGATTCTTTTTCCTGGGATAACGTATTCGCACATTACGATTGGAATCCGTATGAACGTTTCAATGTTGCCCATGAAGTGTGCGACCGTTATGCGGATGACCCGCAACGCATCGCCTTATTCTATGAAAACCATTTAGGAGAAAAGAGAGCCATTACCTATCGAGAATTACGGGATTGGTCGAACCAAATGGCCAATGTATTTCGCAAACTTGGGGTGAAAAAAGGGGATAGAGTCTGCGCTCTTCTGCCTAAAAATCCTGCGCTGATCGTCTATGCTCTGGCTGCTTGGAAGGTTGGCGCCGTTTATGTACCGCTATTTACAGCGTTTGGTCCGCAAGCGATCGAATATCGGATTAACCATTCCGAAGCAAAAGTGATATTAACGAATAAAGAACAACGTTCAAAATTACCTTCAAGAGAAAAAACGCCAACATTGGAACATGTTTTTATCATTGACGGGTCGAATAATGATAACGATTTACCTTTTTGGGAAACGCTTTCAAAAGAACCTGTCGATCATAAGATTGAAGAAACAACGGTAGACGATTTGCTGGCAATCCAATATACATCAGGCTCAACGGGGATGCCGAAAGGAGCAATGTGGTCACACAACTTGCTTATTAACATTTATCCTTATATGCGATATGCGATCGATTTGCGAGATGACGATGTCTTTTTAGGAGGAGCTGACCCAGGATGGGCTTATGGATTGATCTTTTGCACATTTGCTCCAATGTGCTTCGGTGTGCCGATCGTCTTTTATGAAGGCCCTTTTAAACCGGAAACCTATTACTCGCTGATGGAAAAATATCACGTAACCAACTTTACGTATGCCCCAACCGCTTATCGCGCGATGGCTGCGGCAGGTGCGGAATTAATCGGTAAATACCATATCGGCGTGCGCGCGATGAGCTCCGCGGGCGAACCACTTAACCCGGAAGTGATTCGCTTTTTCCAAAAGCATTTAGGGGTAACTGTCCATGATCACTACGGCCTGTCGGAAACATTAATGCTGATCGGCAATTTCAACGCGGTGAATATGGAAATACGACCAGGCTCCATGGGATGGGTATTGCCGGGATTTGAAATCGCACTGCTTAGCGATGAAGGAACCCCGGTAGAAGACGGAGAAGTTGGACAAATTGCTTTTAACACCGATTCTATTCCAAACGTGTTCAAAGGTTATTGGAAAGAGCCTGAAAAAACGGCGGAGAGATTGATGGGAAGTTGGTTTCTCACTGGTGACCTGGCAACGAAAGATGCAGACGGATACTTTTGGTTCCAAGGTAGGGCCGATGATATTATCTCCAGCGCCGGTTACCGTATTGGACCTTTTGAAATCGAGAGCTGTCTCATTGAACATCCAGCAGTGGTGGAAGCAGCGGCCGTTGGAAAGCCGGATCCATTAAAAGGGGAAATCGTGAAAGCTTTCGTCGTGTTGGCGGATGGCTATACTCCATCGGAAGAATTGGCGCAAGAATTATCTTTGTTTGTCAAAAATCATTTATCCAAACACGAATATCCTCGTGAAGTAGAATTTGTAACGGAGCTGCCTAAAACGCCTAGTGGGAAAATTCAGCGTTTTATTCTTCGCAGCCAAGAAATCGAAAAACAGAAAAATGCCTAA
- a CDS encoding MogA/MoaB family molybdenum cofactor biosynthesis protein — translation MSVAEHKKEAPHTVHCKVITISDTRTKDTDKSGKLMIDLLKEAGHEVVDYEIVKDEKEAIRDAVLRGCERADIDVVLTNGGTGIAKRDVTIETIKEIIEKEIVGFGELFRMLSYTEDIGSAAILSRAIAGVANDTAIFSTPGSSGAVRLAMTKLILPELGHVVREIRKDLQ, via the coding sequence ATGAGCGTAGCCGAACACAAAAAAGAAGCCCCGCATACGGTCCACTGCAAGGTCATTACCATCAGTGACACAAGAACAAAAGATACAGATAAAAGCGGAAAATTAATGATCGATTTATTAAAAGAAGCTGGTCATGAAGTCGTTGATTATGAAATCGTGAAAGATGAAAAAGAAGCGATTCGCGACGCGGTTTTGCGTGGATGCGAGCGGGCGGATATCGATGTGGTGCTAACCAATGGCGGCACCGGCATCGCCAAAAGAGATGTAACGATTGAAACGATCAAAGAAATCATCGAAAAAGAGATCGTCGGTTTTGGCGAGCTGTTTCGCATGCTGAGCTATACGGAAGATATCGGCTCGGCGGCAATCTTGTCGCGGGCGATTGCCGGAGTGGCGAATGACACCGCCATCTTTTCCACCCCTGGGTCATCTGGAGCGGTGCGTTTGGCGATGACGAAGCTGATTTTGCCGGAGCTTGGCCACGTCGTGCGGGAAATCAGAAAAGATTTACAATAA
- a CDS encoding SDR family oxidoreductase — protein MRHALITAGAKGLGRKVTELLLERGYSVTVNYRSDEAAVRSLQEKYAHVKDRLQFVRGDVTKKDDLSALVDAALQRFGRIDCLINNAGPYIFERKKLIDYTDEEWYEMIEGNLSAVFHLLKKTIPVMRKQRFGRIITYGFQGAADAPGWVHRSAFSAAKVGLVSLTKTIALEEAEYGITANMVCPGNIVGEMKEATIAYARTRKDVETPIGRSGTGEDIARVIAFLCEEDSDMITGAVIDVTGGVNVLHRYRP, from the coding sequence GTGCGACATGCCCTCATCACAGCCGGAGCGAAAGGGCTGGGGAGAAAAGTAACAGAACTGTTGTTGGAAAGAGGATATTCGGTAACGGTCAATTATCGAAGTGACGAGGCAGCGGTGCGGTCGCTGCAAGAAAAGTACGCGCATGTCAAAGACCGGCTTCAGTTTGTCCGTGGGGATGTCACGAAAAAAGATGATTTATCCGCACTTGTCGATGCGGCATTGCAGCGCTTTGGCCGGATTGATTGTTTGATCAATAATGCCGGGCCGTATATTTTTGAGAGGAAAAAATTGATTGATTATACCGATGAAGAGTGGTATGAGATGATTGAAGGAAATTTAAGCGCTGTCTTCCACCTATTAAAAAAAACGATTCCGGTGATGAGAAAACAACGGTTTGGACGCATTATTACATACGGTTTCCAGGGGGCGGCGGATGCCCCGGGCTGGGTGCATCGGTCCGCATTTAGCGCGGCAAAAGTTGGTTTAGTATCTTTGACGAAAACGATCGCGCTCGAGGAAGCGGAGTATGGCATTACGGCAAATATGGTTTGCCCAGGCAATATCGTTGGAGAAATGAAAGAAGCAACGATTGCCTATGCGCGGACGAGAAAGGATGTGGAAACTCCTATCGGGCGTTCGGGAACAGGCGAGGATATTGCCCGTGTGATCGCTTTCTTATGTGAAGAAGATTCAGATATGATTACAGGGGCAGTGATTGATGTCACCGGAGGGGTCAATGTTCTCCATCGCTACCGTCCTTAA
- the ald gene encoding alanine dehydrogenase, with protein sequence MKIGIPKEIKNNENRVAITPAGVMTLVKAGHEVYVEKEAGIGSGFFDEEYEKAGATIVPSAQDAWAAEMVLKVKEPLPEEYAYFREGLILFTYLHLAAEEALTKELMNKKVIGIAYETVQLANGALPLLTPMSEVAGRMSVQVGAQFLEKPHGGKGILLGGVPGVRRGKVTVIGGGTAGTNAAKIAVGLGAEVTILDINAERLRELDDLFGDRVTTLMSNPYNIAEAVQQSDLVIGAVLIPGAKAPKLVTEEMVRSMSPGSVLVDIAIDQGGIFETTDRVTTHDDPTYVKHGVVHYAVANMPGAVPRTSTLALTNVTIPYALQIANKGYRDACLQNEALLKGINTLNGSVTYEAVAKAHGLSYTDARALLEQ encoded by the coding sequence ATGAAAATCGGTATCCCAAAAGAGATTAAAAACAATGAGAACCGGGTGGCAATTACACCGGCAGGAGTCATGACATTAGTAAAAGCCGGGCATGAAGTATATGTGGAAAAAGAAGCGGGTATTGGCTCTGGTTTTTTCGATGAAGAGTATGAAAAAGCAGGCGCGACGATCGTTCCATCCGCTCAAGATGCATGGGCGGCGGAAATGGTGTTAAAAGTAAAAGAGCCGCTTCCAGAAGAGTACGCTTATTTCCGCGAAGGCCTTATTTTGTTTACTTATTTGCATTTAGCGGCCGAGGAAGCCTTGACGAAGGAATTAATGAACAAAAAAGTAATCGGCATTGCCTATGAAACGGTACAATTGGCAAACGGTGCGCTTCCGTTATTAACGCCAATGAGCGAAGTAGCAGGGAGAATGTCTGTGCAAGTAGGCGCGCAGTTTCTCGAAAAGCCGCACGGAGGAAAAGGAATTTTATTAGGAGGCGTTCCTGGGGTGCGCCGCGGAAAAGTAACGGTTATCGGCGGCGGGACGGCTGGAACGAACGCGGCAAAAATAGCGGTGGGGCTTGGAGCGGAAGTGACGATTTTAGATATTAATGCCGAACGGCTGCGCGAGCTTGACGATCTGTTTGGCGATCGTGTGACGACGTTAATGTCCAACCCGTATAACATCGCTGAAGCGGTGCAGCAGTCGGATCTTGTTATCGGCGCCGTATTAATTCCCGGCGCGAAAGCACCAAAGCTTGTGACGGAAGAAATGGTGCGTTCGATGTCGCCAGGTTCCGTGCTTGTCGATATTGCTATCGATCAAGGCGGAATTTTTGAAACGACCGACCGTGTTACGACTCATGATGATCCAACCTATGTCAAACATGGAGTCGTCCATTATGCTGTTGCCAATATGCCGGGTGCGGTGCCGCGAACATCTACTTTGGCGCTCACAAACGTCACCATCCCTTATGCGCTGCAAATCGCCAATAAAGGATATCGTGACGCCTGCCTGCAAAATGAGGCATTGCTAAAAGGAATCAATACGTTAAACGGTTCGGTTACGTATGAAGCGGTAGCGAAGGCGCACGGATTGTCGTATACCGATGCGAGAGCGTTGCTTGAGCAATAG
- a CDS encoding argininosuccinate synthase, with protein MANPKLVLAYSGGLDTSVAIKWLQERGYDVIACCLDLGEGKDLDFVKEKALKVGAIKSYVIDVKEEFANEYALIALQAHALYEGKYPLVSALSRPLIAKKLVEIAELEGAVAVAHGCTGKGNDQVRFEVSIKALNPNLDVIAPVREWSWSREEEIEYAKKHGIPIPVDLDSPFSIDQNLWGRSNECGILEDPWAAPPEEAYELTAALENTPDVPEIIEIGFEQGVPTTLNGQSYSLAQLILKLNALAGKHGVGRIDHVENRLVGIKSREVYECPGAMTLIKAHKELEDLTLVKEVAHFKPIIEQKLTEVIYNGLWFSPIKDALVAFLKETQKNVTGVVRVKLFKGHAIIEGRKSEFSLYDEKLATYTAEDQFDHQAAVGFISLYGLPTKVYSIVNNQKKVTM; from the coding sequence ATGGCTAATCCGAAGCTGGTGCTGGCGTATTCCGGAGGTTTAGATACATCGGTTGCAATTAAATGGCTGCAGGAGCGGGGCTATGATGTCATCGCCTGCTGTTTAGATCTTGGCGAAGGAAAAGATCTCGATTTCGTAAAGGAAAAAGCATTAAAAGTCGGAGCGATTAAATCGTATGTCATTGATGTGAAGGAAGAATTCGCAAATGAGTACGCGCTCATCGCTTTGCAGGCGCATGCGCTTTATGAAGGAAAATATCCGCTTGTATCCGCCTTATCGCGTCCGCTGATCGCGAAAAAATTGGTGGAGATCGCGGAACTGGAAGGTGCGGTTGCCGTTGCCCACGGCTGCACCGGAAAAGGAAATGACCAAGTCCGTTTTGAAGTATCGATTAAAGCGTTAAATCCAAACTTGGATGTTATCGCTCCGGTACGGGAATGGAGCTGGTCGCGCGAAGAGGAGATCGAATATGCGAAAAAACACGGCATTCCGATTCCAGTCGACCTTGACAGCCCGTTTTCCATTGACCAAAACTTATGGGGCAGAAGCAATGAGTGCGGCATTTTAGAGGATCCGTGGGCGGCTCCTCCGGAGGAGGCGTACGAACTGACGGCAGCGCTCGAGAATACGCCGGACGTGCCGGAAATCATTGAAATCGGTTTTGAACAAGGCGTGCCGACAACGCTAAACGGTCAATCGTATTCGCTTGCACAGTTAATTTTGAAACTGAACGCGCTTGCCGGAAAACATGGCGTCGGGCGCATTGATCATGTCGAAAACCGCCTTGTCGGCATTAAGTCGCGGGAAGTATATGAATGTCCAGGTGCAATGACGCTAATTAAGGCGCACAAAGAGCTGGAAGATTTAACGCTCGTCAAAGAAGTCGCCCATTTTAAGCCGATTATCGAGCAAAAATTGACGGAAGTCATTTATAACGGTTTATGGTTCTCTCCAATTAAAGACGCGCTTGTCGCTTTCTTAAAAGAAACGCAAAAAAACGTCACCGGCGTCGTGCGTGTGAAATTGTTTAAGGGGCATGCCATCATCGAAGGACGCAAATCGGAATTTTCTTTATATGATGAAAAGCTGGCGACCTATACAGCGGAAGATCAATTTGATCATCAAGCAGCCGTCGGGTTTATTTCCTTATACGGATTGCCAACGAAAGTATACAGCATTGTGAACAATCAAAAGAAGGTGACCATGTGA
- a CDS encoding universal stress protein, with the protein MAMTYKTIVVAVDGSKEAEWAFKKAVQIAKRNNAKLILSHIIDLRGFATVEVHDHTVVERSEQYAKELLSGYQQQALAAGLNDVVIDIAFGSPKVKIAKEVAPKYKADLIICGATGLNAMERLLIGSVSEHITRYAKCDVLVVRTEKE; encoded by the coding sequence ATGGCGATGACGTACAAAACGATTGTCGTTGCGGTAGACGGTTCGAAAGAAGCGGAATGGGCATTCAAAAAAGCGGTCCAAATTGCCAAACGCAACAATGCAAAATTAATTTTGTCGCACATCATTGACTTGCGCGGATTTGCAACAGTGGAAGTACACGATCACACTGTCGTAGAACGATCGGAACAATATGCGAAAGAACTGCTTAGCGGCTACCAGCAGCAAGCGCTTGCCGCCGGGTTAAACGACGTGGTCATCGATATTGCATTTGGTTCGCCAAAAGTTAAAATCGCAAAAGAAGTGGCGCCAAAATACAAAGCGGATTTAATTATTTGCGGAGCAACCGGGTTAAACGCAATGGAGCGTCTCCTCATTGGAAGCGTTTCCGAACATATCACCCGCTATGCGAAATGCGATGTGCTTGTCGTGCGAACCGAAAAAGAATAA
- a CDS encoding helix-turn-helix domain-containing protein codes for MSKVKTKTNKTFQIQIPHKIIRSSKMDCTTFFVYAKLVQLYRWRGSKSEVLAFDHTNFKYYTNIKSNQKLKKSLNKLYEMKLIRTKVDELPRNQLLEIEINPFFDLNKVGKEKEDRFSYTQLPYILLDKCMIDEIGHTGVRLLYYYESYTNRKKTFPFCFTSMQTIQKETGLSENTIIRYNKILEKNKLIDIKRHKLEMDGYIEDEFGNERAYFQRYNNHYHVNIERIYTLHEKLSQKNKI; via the coding sequence ATGAGTAAAGTTAAAACTAAAACAAATAAAACATTTCAAATACAGATTCCGCATAAAATTATCAGAAGTTCAAAAATGGATTGCACGACATTTTTTGTATATGCAAAGTTAGTACAACTATACAGATGGAGAGGAAGTAAATCAGAGGTTTTAGCTTTTGACCATACGAACTTTAAATATTATACGAATATCAAGAGCAACCAAAAATTAAAAAAATCATTGAACAAACTTTATGAAATGAAACTCATTAGAACGAAAGTCGATGAATTACCTAGAAATCAACTACTTGAAATTGAAATTAATCCATTTTTTGATTTGAATAAGGTCGGTAAAGAAAAAGAAGATCGTTTTTCATATACTCAATTGCCTTATATTCTCCTAGACAAATGTATGATTGATGAAATTGGTCATACTGGGGTAAGGTTATTATATTATTATGAATCCTATACAAATCGAAAAAAGACATTTCCATTTTGTTTTACTTCCATGCAAACAATACAAAAGGAAACAGGGCTTTCTGAAAATACAATTATACGGTATAACAAGATATTAGAAAAAAATAAGTTAATTGATATTAAGAGACACAAGTTAGAAATGGATGGATATATAGAAGATGAGTTTGGGAATGAAAGAGCATATTTTCAACGATACAATAATCATTATCATGTAAATATTGAACGGATATATACATTACATGAAAAATTAAGTCAAAAAAATAAAATTTAA
- a CDS encoding M24 family metallopeptidase, whose amino-acid sequence MNKRLQLFSDWLQEQHISLALITSSPNVFYLSGFWCDPHERLLALLAFPEGEPALICPQMETARARQTGWEYEIIDYDDTANPWELIARHVQARNIAVEQIAVEKSHLSLERYEQLHTYFQAHTWLNAEEKLRQLRMIKDEKEIAILRQAAQLADYAVEVGVSAIREGKTELDIIATIEYEMKRKGVREMSFATMVLTGKNTANPHGVPGQTPIQRGDFVLFDLGVIVDGYCSDITRTVVFGSATEEQKAIYNTVLRAQLAAIDACKPGAPIGAVDRAARTVIEQAGYGPYFTHRVGHGLGIEIHEYPSMNATNTMPLERGMTFTIEPGIYVPSIGGVRIEDDVFIADDGVGILTAYPKELIVV is encoded by the coding sequence ATGAACAAACGGCTTCAATTATTTTCCGATTGGCTTCAAGAACAACATATTTCATTGGCGCTCATTACGTCAAGCCCAAATGTTTTCTATTTAAGTGGGTTTTGGTGCGATCCGCATGAGCGGCTGTTAGCACTGCTTGCTTTCCCGGAAGGAGAGCCGGCGTTGATTTGCCCGCAAATGGAAACGGCGCGCGCCCGACAAACTGGATGGGAATATGAAATTATCGATTATGATGATACAGCCAACCCATGGGAATTGATCGCACGGCATGTCCAGGCAAGAAATATCGCTGTCGAGCAAATTGCGGTTGAAAAAAGCCATCTTTCTTTAGAACGCTACGAACAGCTTCATACTTATTTCCAAGCGCATACATGGCTCAACGCCGAAGAAAAATTACGGCAATTGCGGATGATCAAAGATGAAAAAGAAATTGCTATACTTCGGCAAGCGGCGCAACTTGCCGATTATGCCGTTGAAGTAGGTGTAAGCGCCATCCGTGAAGGAAAAACAGAATTAGATATTATTGCGACGATCGAATACGAAATGAAGCGGAAAGGCGTCCGTGAAATGTCGTTTGCCACCATGGTTCTCACCGGCAAAAACACCGCCAACCCTCACGGTGTGCCAGGACAGACGCCTATTCAGCGCGGCGACTTTGTTTTGTTTGATTTAGGCGTCATTGTCGATGGCTACTGCTCCGATATTACTAGAACCGTCGTTTTCGGTTCGGCGACGGAAGAGCAAAAGGCGATTTATAATACCGTTTTGCGCGCGCAGCTGGCCGCCATTGACGCATGCAAGCCGGGCGCACCAATCGGCGCTGTCGACCGAGCGGCCAGAACGGTGATTGAACAGGCAGGATATGGTCCATATTTTACACACCGCGTCGGTCACGGATTAGGCATTGAAATACACGAATATCCGTCCATGAACGCCACCAATACAATGCCATTAGAGCGCGGCATGACGTTCACGATTGAACCGGGCATCTACGTCCCGTCTATTGGCGGAGTTCGTATTGAAGACGACGTATTTATTGCTGATGATGGCGTTGGCATTTTAACTGCCTATCCAAAAGAGCTTATTGTTGTTTAA